The Gopherus evgoodei ecotype Sinaloan lineage chromosome 8, rGopEvg1_v1.p, whole genome shotgun sequence genome includes a region encoding these proteins:
- the SRSF11 gene encoding serine/arginine-rich splicing factor 11 isoform X2 — protein sequence MASSSGTDVIQVTNVSPSASSEQMRTLFGFLGKIEELRLFPPDDSPLPVSSRVCFVKFHDPDSAVVAQHLTNTVFVDRALIVVPYAEGIIPDETKALSLLAPANAVAGLLPGGGLLPTPNPLSQIGAVPLAALGAPALDPALAALGLPGANLNSQSLAADQLLKLMSTVDPKLNHVAAGLVSPSLKSDTSSKEIEEAMKRVREAQSLISAAIEPDKKDEKRRHSRSRSRSRRRRTPSTSRHRRSRSRSRRRSHSKSRSRRRSKSPRRRRSHSRERGRRSRSASKTKDKKKEEKEKKRSKTPPKSYSTTRRSRSTSRERRRRRSRSGTRSPKKPRSPKRKLSRSPSPRRHKKEKKKDKDKERSRDERERSTSKKKKSKDKEKDRERKSESDKDVKVTRDYDEEEQGYDSEKEKKEEKKVADSASPKIKESPVDKGSGDSARESKVNGDDHHEEDMDMSD from the exons tgattctcctttgcctgtttcatcACGGGTCTGTTTTGTAAAGTTCCATGATCCTGACTCAGCAGTTGTGGCCCAGCATCTGACAAACACTGTGTTCGTTGACAGAGCGTTGATAGTCGTACCATATGCAGAAG GAATTATTCCTGATGAGACTAAGGCTTTATCTCTTTTGGCACCAGCTAATGCTGTGGCAGGTCTGCTGCCTGGAGGTGGTCTCCTGCCTACTCCCAACCCACTTTCTCAG ATTGGTGCTGTTCCTTTAGCTGCTTTGGGAGCTCCTGCTCTTGATCCTGCCCTAGCTGCTCTTGGGCTTCCTGGAGCAAACTTAAACTCTCAG TCTCTTGCGGCAGATCAGCTACTAAAGCTTATGAGCACAGTGGATCCAAA GTTGAACCATGTAGCTGCAGGTCTTGTCTCGCCAAGTCTGAAATCGGATACCTCCAGTAAAGAAATAGAAGAAGCTATGAAAAGAGTAAGAGAAGCACAATCACTGATTTCTGCAGCCATAGAGCCAG ATAAAAAAGATGAAAAACGAAGGCATTCAAGATCAAGATCACGATCAAGAAGGAGGAGAACTCCTTCTACTTCTAGGCACAG ACGATCAAGAAGCAGATCAAGGAGGAGGTCACATTCAAAGTCAAGAAGCAGGCGGCGATCTAAAAGTCCAAGAAGGAGAAGATCTCATTCCAGAGAGAGAGGTAGAAGGTCTAGGAGTGCATCCAAAACCAA GGAtaaaaagaaggaagagaaagaaaagaaacgtTCTAAAACTCCACCAAAAAGCTACAGCACAACTAGACGATCTAGAAGCACAAGCAG AGAACGACGGCGCAGAAGAAGCAGGAGTGGAACAAGGTCACCTAAAAAGCCCAGGTCCCCTAAAAGAAAACTGTCTCGGTCCCCATCTCCAAGAAG acataaaaaggaaaagaagaaggATAAAGACAAAGAGAGAAGCAGAGATGAGAGAGAGCGGTCAACGagcaagaagaaaaaaagcaaagacaAAGAGAAGGATCGGGAAAGAAAATCCGAGAGTGACAAAGACGTAAAA GTCACAAGGGATTATGATGAAGAAGAACAAGGATATGACAgcgagaaagagaaaaaggaagaaaagaaggtaGCAGATTCTGCTTCCCCCAAAATAAAGGAATCACCAGTGGATAAGGGAAGTGGAGATTCAGCAAGAGAATCCAAAGTAAATGGGGATGATCATCATGAAGAAGACATGGATATGAGTGACTGA
- the SRSF11 gene encoding serine/arginine-rich splicing factor 11 isoform X3 has protein sequence MSTVDPKLNHVAAGLVSPSLKSDTSSKEIEEAMKRVREAQSLISAAIEPDKKDEKRRHSRSRSRSRRRRTPSTSRHRRSRSRSRRRSHSKSRSRRRSKSPRRRRSHSRERGRRSRSASKTKDKKKEEKEKKRSKTPPKSYSTTRRSRSTSRERRRRRSRSGTRSPKKPRSPKRKLSRSPSPRRHKKEKKKDKDKERSRDERERSTSKKKKSKDKEKDRERKSESDKDVKQVTRDYDEEEQGYDSEKEKKEEKKVADSASPKIKESPVDKGSGDSARESKVNGDDHHEEDMDMSD, from the exons ATGAGCACAGTGGATCCAAA GTTGAACCATGTAGCTGCAGGTCTTGTCTCGCCAAGTCTGAAATCGGATACCTCCAGTAAAGAAATAGAAGAAGCTATGAAAAGAGTAAGAGAAGCACAATCACTGATTTCTGCAGCCATAGAGCCAG ATAAAAAAGATGAAAAACGAAGGCATTCAAGATCAAGATCACGATCAAGAAGGAGGAGAACTCCTTCTACTTCTAGGCACAG ACGATCAAGAAGCAGATCAAGGAGGAGGTCACATTCAAAGTCAAGAAGCAGGCGGCGATCTAAAAGTCCAAGAAGGAGAAGATCTCATTCCAGAGAGAGAGGTAGAAGGTCTAGGAGTGCATCCAAAACCAA GGAtaaaaagaaggaagagaaagaaaagaaacgtTCTAAAACTCCACCAAAAAGCTACAGCACAACTAGACGATCTAGAAGCACAAGCAG AGAACGACGGCGCAGAAGAAGCAGGAGTGGAACAAGGTCACCTAAAAAGCCCAGGTCCCCTAAAAGAAAACTGTCTCGGTCCCCATCTCCAAGAAG acataaaaaggaaaagaagaaggATAAAGACAAAGAGAGAAGCAGAGATGAGAGAGAGCGGTCAACGagcaagaagaaaaaaagcaaagacaAAGAGAAGGATCGGGAAAGAAAATCCGAGAGTGACAAAGACGTAAAA CAGGTCACAAGGGATTATGATGAAGAAGAACAAGGATATGACAgcgagaaagagaaaaaggaagaaaagaaggtaGCAGATTCTGCTTCCCCCAAAATAAAGGAATCACCAGTGGATAAGGGAAGTGGAGATTCAGCAAGAGAATCCAAAGTAAATGGGGATGATCATCATGAAGAAGACATGGATATGAGTGACTGA
- the SRSF11 gene encoding serine/arginine-rich splicing factor 11 isoform X1, producing MASSSGTDVIQVTNVSPSASSEQMRTLFGFLGKIEELRLFPPDDSPLPVSSRVCFVKFHDPDSAVVAQHLTNTVFVDRALIVVPYAEGIIPDETKALSLLAPANAVAGLLPGGGLLPTPNPLSQIGAVPLAALGAPALDPALAALGLPGANLNSQSLAADQLLKLMSTVDPKLNHVAAGLVSPSLKSDTSSKEIEEAMKRVREAQSLISAAIEPDKKDEKRRHSRSRSRSRRRRTPSTSRHRRSRSRSRRRSHSKSRSRRRSKSPRRRRSHSRERGRRSRSASKTKDKKKEEKEKKRSKTPPKSYSTTRRSRSTSRERRRRRSRSGTRSPKKPRSPKRKLSRSPSPRRHKKEKKKDKDKERSRDERERSTSKKKKSKDKEKDRERKSESDKDVKQVTRDYDEEEQGYDSEKEKKEEKKVADSASPKIKESPVDKGSGDSARESKVNGDDHHEEDMDMSD from the exons tgattctcctttgcctgtttcatcACGGGTCTGTTTTGTAAAGTTCCATGATCCTGACTCAGCAGTTGTGGCCCAGCATCTGACAAACACTGTGTTCGTTGACAGAGCGTTGATAGTCGTACCATATGCAGAAG GAATTATTCCTGATGAGACTAAGGCTTTATCTCTTTTGGCACCAGCTAATGCTGTGGCAGGTCTGCTGCCTGGAGGTGGTCTCCTGCCTACTCCCAACCCACTTTCTCAG ATTGGTGCTGTTCCTTTAGCTGCTTTGGGAGCTCCTGCTCTTGATCCTGCCCTAGCTGCTCTTGGGCTTCCTGGAGCAAACTTAAACTCTCAG TCTCTTGCGGCAGATCAGCTACTAAAGCTTATGAGCACAGTGGATCCAAA GTTGAACCATGTAGCTGCAGGTCTTGTCTCGCCAAGTCTGAAATCGGATACCTCCAGTAAAGAAATAGAAGAAGCTATGAAAAGAGTAAGAGAAGCACAATCACTGATTTCTGCAGCCATAGAGCCAG ATAAAAAAGATGAAAAACGAAGGCATTCAAGATCAAGATCACGATCAAGAAGGAGGAGAACTCCTTCTACTTCTAGGCACAG ACGATCAAGAAGCAGATCAAGGAGGAGGTCACATTCAAAGTCAAGAAGCAGGCGGCGATCTAAAAGTCCAAGAAGGAGAAGATCTCATTCCAGAGAGAGAGGTAGAAGGTCTAGGAGTGCATCCAAAACCAA GGAtaaaaagaaggaagagaaagaaaagaaacgtTCTAAAACTCCACCAAAAAGCTACAGCACAACTAGACGATCTAGAAGCACAAGCAG AGAACGACGGCGCAGAAGAAGCAGGAGTGGAACAAGGTCACCTAAAAAGCCCAGGTCCCCTAAAAGAAAACTGTCTCGGTCCCCATCTCCAAGAAG acataaaaaggaaaagaagaaggATAAAGACAAAGAGAGAAGCAGAGATGAGAGAGAGCGGTCAACGagcaagaagaaaaaaagcaaagacaAAGAGAAGGATCGGGAAAGAAAATCCGAGAGTGACAAAGACGTAAAA CAGGTCACAAGGGATTATGATGAAGAAGAACAAGGATATGACAgcgagaaagagaaaaaggaagaaaagaaggtaGCAGATTCTGCTTCCCCCAAAATAAAGGAATCACCAGTGGATAAGGGAAGTGGAGATTCAGCAAGAGAATCCAAAGTAAATGGGGATGATCATCATGAAGAAGACATGGATATGAGTGACTGA